Proteins from a genomic interval of Arachis hypogaea cultivar Tifrunner chromosome 10, arahy.Tifrunner.gnm2.J5K5, whole genome shotgun sequence:
- the LOC112715884 gene encoding serine/threonine-protein kinase ATG1t isoform X1, which yields MEEGEEEEEESESVRVKDILLKRKIGKGSFSAVWKAEHRGTGEEVAVKQVFLSKLSPRLKSSFHCELNFLSSVNHPNIVRLLDFFQYDGCAYLVMEFCAGGNLASYIRFHGRVQQQTARRFMQQLGSGMKILQSHGIIHRDLKPENILLSKPRDDAILKIADFGLSRTVRPGEYAETVCGTPLYMAPEVLQFQKYDSKADMWSIGVILFELLNGYPPFNGRNNVQLLKNIRSSTGLPFSQMILLGLDPDCLDVCSKLLCSNPVDRLSFDEFYQHRFLRRKVMGA from the exons atggaagaaggagaagaagaagaagaagagagcgaATCGGTAAGAGTAAAGGACATCCTTCTGAAGCGGAAGATCGGAAAAGGGTCGTTCTCGGCGGTGTGGAAGGCGGAGCACAGAGGCACCGGCGAAGAGGTGGCAGTGAAACAGGTCTTCCTTTCCAAACTCAGCCCTCGCCTTAAGTCATCGTTCCACTGCGAGCTCAATTTCTTGTCCTCCGTCAACCATCCCAACATCGTTCGCCTCCTTGATTTCTTCCAG TATGATGGATGTGCGTACTTGGTGATGGAGTTCTGTGCTGGAGGAAACCTTGCTTCTTATATCCGATTCCATGGGAGAGTTCAACAACAAACTGCCAGAAGATTCATGCAGCAGCTTG GTTCTGGTATGAAAATATTACAAAGTCATGGTATCATTCATAGAGATTTGAAACCAGAG AACATTTTGCTATCAAAACCCAGAGATGATGCGATTCTAAAGATTGCAGACTTTGGTCTCTCAAG AACTGTACGTCCGGGCGAGTATGCGGAGACAGTCTGTGGTACGCCATTATACATGGCACCGGAAGTTCTTCAGTTCCAGAAATACGATAGCAAG GCAGATATGTGGAGTATTGGGGTTATTCTTTTCGAGCTTCTAAACGGCTACCCTCCTTTTAATGGCAGAAATAATGTTCAG CTGTTAAAGAATATCAGATCCTCTACCGGCTTGCCATTTTCTCAGATGATTCTTTTGGGATTGGATCCTGATTGTCTTGATGTTTGTTCAAAACTACTATGCTCAAATCCAG TGGATCGCCTATCTTTCGATGAATTTTATCAGCATAGGTTTCTACGTAGAAAAGTGATGGGAGCTTGA
- the LOC112715884 gene encoding serine/threonine-protein kinase ATG1t isoform X2, whose protein sequence is MEEGEEEEEESESVRVKDILLKRKIGKGSFSAVWKAEHRGTGEEVAVKQVFLSKLSPRLKSSFHCELNFLSSVNHPNIVRLLDFFQYDGCAYLVMEFCAGGNLASYIRFHGRVQQQTARRFMQQLGSGMKILQSHGIIHRDLKPENILLSKPRDDAILKIADFGLSRTVRPGEYAETVCGTPLYMAPEVLQFQKYDSKADMWSIGVILFELLNGYPPFNGRNNVQLLKNIRSSTGLPFSQMILLGLDPDCLDVCSKLLCSNPA, encoded by the exons atggaagaaggagaagaagaagaagaagagagcgaATCGGTAAGAGTAAAGGACATCCTTCTGAAGCGGAAGATCGGAAAAGGGTCGTTCTCGGCGGTGTGGAAGGCGGAGCACAGAGGCACCGGCGAAGAGGTGGCAGTGAAACAGGTCTTCCTTTCCAAACTCAGCCCTCGCCTTAAGTCATCGTTCCACTGCGAGCTCAATTTCTTGTCCTCCGTCAACCATCCCAACATCGTTCGCCTCCTTGATTTCTTCCAG TATGATGGATGTGCGTACTTGGTGATGGAGTTCTGTGCTGGAGGAAACCTTGCTTCTTATATCCGATTCCATGGGAGAGTTCAACAACAAACTGCCAGAAGATTCATGCAGCAGCTTG GTTCTGGTATGAAAATATTACAAAGTCATGGTATCATTCATAGAGATTTGAAACCAGAG AACATTTTGCTATCAAAACCCAGAGATGATGCGATTCTAAAGATTGCAGACTTTGGTCTCTCAAG AACTGTACGTCCGGGCGAGTATGCGGAGACAGTCTGTGGTACGCCATTATACATGGCACCGGAAGTTCTTCAGTTCCAGAAATACGATAGCAAG GCAGATATGTGGAGTATTGGGGTTATTCTTTTCGAGCTTCTAAACGGCTACCCTCCTTTTAATGGCAGAAATAATGTTCAG CTGTTAAAGAATATCAGATCCTCTACCGGCTTGCCATTTTCTCAGATGATTCTTTTGGGATTGGATCCTGATTGTCTTGATGTTTGTTCAAAACTACTATGCTCAAATCCAG CATAG
- the LOC112715883 gene encoding uncharacterized protein, with translation MGASQSTEPAVSAEQREAESVAASTGALPLLHKAFSNLSNPQTNAVPFENLPQCFGFAREDRTYSGNSVPASFPVLLDHLGSSIVDQFFVPGKGGIDWLQFVNGFNKCCARVSAAVSLNMLFRVFAAMALKANVPLHLVFESEDDECKINGHLLPSDVLLLLYVCWVMSWDCRNLGNSERKGNVRLPDLSHLVLSAITSCGKVEGGFNVWDCDVSSLGVELPAGKFVTWVMSTVPCLPDCLRQYFHARIQMAGDQLEYLNSSTGDISSAGACDYILTQGRAWAISITQKSTVNDEISRVFLCSGSGMDKNLLYRSSTHGRGLNRFWSHVEGYKGPLLILIAASSGNAREGSSTDRKWVIGALTSQGLENKDIFYGASGCLYSISPVFHAFPPSGKEKNFVYSHLHPTGRVYQAHPKPVGVAFGGTPGNERIFIEEDFSKVTIRHHAIDKTYRSGSLFPDQGFLAVEAVISEVEVWGLGGEVAKEVQSSYKRREELFNEQRRKVDLKTFANWEDSPEKMMMDMMSDPNAVRREDR, from the exons ATGGGAGCGTCTCAGTCTACAGAGCCCGCGGTTTCCGCCGAACAAAGGGAGGCAGAATCCGTCGCAGCCTCCACCGGtgctctccctctcctccacaaAGCCTTCTCCAACCTCTCCAATCCCCAAACTAATGCCGTCCCCTTCGAAAATCTTCCG CAATGCTTCGGTTTCGCACGCGAAGATCGAACCTACTCCGGCAACAGCGTCCCGGCTTCGTTTCCGGTTTTGTTGGATCACTTAGGTTCCTCAATCGTCGATCAATTTTTCGTTCCCGGAAAAGGTGGAATCGATTGGCTTCAGTTCGTTAATGGCTTCAATAAGTGCTGTGCTAGGGTTTCTGCGGCTGTTTCACTCAACATGCTTTTCAGAGTGTTTGCTGCAATGGCTTTGAAAGCGAATGTGCCTCTGCATTTGGTGTTTGAGTCTGAGGATGATGAATGCAAGATTAATGGTCACCTTCTTCCGAGtgatgtgcttcttcttctttacgtGTGTTGGGTTATGTCTTGGGATTGTAGAAATTTGGGAAATTCTGAAAGGAAAGGGAATGTTAGGTTACCTGATCTTAGCCATTTGGTGTTGTCAGCGATCACATCTTGTGGCAAAGTTGAGGGTGGCTTCAATGTGTGGGATTGTGATGTATCAAGTTTGGGAGTTGAACTTCCTGCAGGGAAGTTTGTTACTTGGGTTATGAGTACGGTGCCATGTCTTCCAGATTGCTTAAGGCAGTATTTTCATGCAAGAATACAAATGGCAGGG GATCAATTGGAATATTTGAATTCCTCTACTGGAGATATTTCATCTGCAGGAGCATGTGATTATATTTTAACCCAAGGAAGAGCGTGGGCAATATCTATCACACAAAAAAGTACAGTAAATGATGAGATTTCAAGAGTGTTTTTATGCAGTGGAAGTGGAATGGATAAAAACCTTCTTTATCG GTCATCTACTCATGGACGAGGCCTCAATAGATTTTGGTCTCATGTAGAAGGTTACAAGGGTCCACTGCTAATTTTGATTGCCGCAAGTTCAGGAAATGCTCGTGAGGGAAGTTCCACTGATAGGAAGTGGGTTATAGGTGCCCTAACAAGTCAAGGTCTTGAAAATAAGGATATCTTCTATGGAGCTTCTGGATGTTTATATTCAATAAGCCCTGTGTTTCATGCATTCCCACCCAGTG GTAAGGAAAAGAATTTTGTTTATAGCCACTTGCATCCTACTGGTAGGGTGTACCAAGCGCATCCAAAACCAGTGGGAGTTGCATTTGGTGGAACTCCAGGAAATGAGAGAATATTTATTGAAGAAGATTTTTCCAAAGTGACCATTCGCCACCATGCTATTGACAAAACCTACCGTAGTGGTTCTCTCTTTCCGGATCAA GGTTTCCTAGCCGTTGAAGCTGTGATTTCAGAAGTGGAAGTCTGGGGACTTGGAGGGGAAGTAGCAAAGGAAGTGCAAAGCTCGTACAAAAGGAGAGAAGAACTCTTCAATGAACAAAGACGAAAA GTTGACTTGAAAACATTTGCGAATTGGGAAGATTCTCCAGAGAAAATGATGATGGACATGATGTCAGATCCAAATGCTGTCCGAAGGGAAGACCGCTGA